The genomic segment TCATCAGCCAGGTCGGCAAGCTCTCCGACCGCTTCGGCCGCAAGCCGCTGCTGATGACGGGCATGCTCGGCTTCCTGGTGCTCTCGCTGCCGTCGTTCCTGCTGATCCGGCAGGGCAGCATCCCGGCCATCACCATCGGCATGCTCATGCTGGGCCTCTCGCTGCTCTGCATGCTCGGCACCATGTCGGCGGCCCTCCCGGCCCTCTTCCCGACGAACGTCCGGTACGGCTCGCTCTCCGTCGGCTACAACCTCTCCGCGTCGATCTTCGGCGGCACGACCCCCCTGGTCATCACCGCCCTGATCAGCTGGAGCGGTACGAACCTCATGCCCGCGTACTACGCGATGGCCGCCGCCCTGGTCGGCGTGGTCTCCGTGGCCTGCATGAAGGAGACCGCCAACAAGCCCCTCGACGGCTCCCCGCCCTCGGTGGAGACCCCGGAGGAGGCGGCGGAGCTCGTCCACGCGCAGTCGCCGGACCCGAAGTTCTGACGCAGCACCCGCACGGAAGGGCCCGTACCGCTTCGGTCGAGGAAGCGGTACGGGCCCTTCCGCATCTCACCGCATGACGGACGTGACGGTCCGATTACCGGTTCGTTGCTCCGTACGAGGCCGCGAACGCGCGGCCGGACGGGGAGGAAGAGATGCCGGTCAGTCCTTACACGCATCAGGTGCTGTCGGAGGCAGCCGCGTCGTCGCGAACCATGTCCCAGGCCATGATCGGTCTGGGGCTGCCGCCCTGGAGCGGCTCTCGGCGCTACCTTCTGGATCGCATGCGAAAAAAATGGGCATCGCGACCTCACACTTCGAGCGGGAGGGCACACGGTGGACCAAGGAGGTGCTCGAACCCGCTGTCGCCGCTTCGACGACCATGGTGGGCGTATTGCGTCTTCTGGGACTGGACGCGGTGGGGGAAACCACTCCCACATCAGTCGCCGAGTCAGGTCCCTGGGGATCGATACCTCCCATTTCGAATCCTCCGCGCCCCGTTCGTCGAAGGGCCGACGGCATCGCACTCCGGAGGAGCTGCTCGTCGAACAGGACCCCGCCGCGGCACGCCGCGAGCAGAGCAGCCGCTTGAAGCGAGCCCTGACGCTCCTCGGTGTCGAGGAGCGCTGCACCGGGTGCGGTAACGCCGGGACCTGGCAGGGGCGCCCCTTGCCGCTGGAGGTCGACCACATCGACGGCAATTGGCGGAACAACCGGGTGGAGAACCTCCGGATGCTGTGTCCCAACTGTCACTCGACGACTGATTCGTACAGAGGACGGAGCAAACGTTCCCGAACCGACCGCAGGCGTCCCGTCCGCACACCGGCGGCGGCGCGATGAACGCCTCCCGCACGTACGACCGGGCGACGCTCGCGGAAGCGGCGGCCGAGTGCCACACCATCGAAGAGGTCATCGCCCATCTCGGCACTCCCCCGTACGAACGACTCGGCCGCTACCTGATGAGGCGGTTCACCCACTACGCCATCGACGTTTCGCACTTCCGGCCCACGGGCAGGCGTCCACGCCCCGACCCCGATCGGGTCGTCGAGGCGGTCGCACGGTCCGTCAGCATCGCAGAGACGCTGCGACGCCTCGGACGAGCCGACAACGGTGCCCAACGCGCCCTGCTCCGTACCTGGGTGTCGGAACAGGGAATCGACACGTCGCATTTCCTGGGGCAGGCCCATCAGCGTTCAAAACGACACGCGCCGAAAAGGCGCGCCGAGGATGTTCTCGTACGCCACGCCGGCCCGCGAAGCCGTGCGACCCGGCTGCGCCAGGCGCTGCTCGATCTGGGCACGCCGCAGAACTGCGCCGGATGCGGCACGGAAGCGGTCTGGCTGGGAAAGCCCATGACGCTGGAGATCGATCACGTCAACGGCGACCCCTGCGACGATCGCCGCGAGAACCTGCGGATGCTCTGTCCCAACTGCCATGCGATCACCAGCACATGGTGTCGAGGAGGAAACCGGTCGGCTGCCCCGTGATCGAATCCTGGTTCCTGCCGGGGCAGGCTCCAGTCTCCGTCCGTGCCAAGTAAACTGGGCTCTCCGCCCGTACGATGACTGGCGGCTGGCGGCGGTGGTGCAACGGCGACACAGCAGACTTAGGATCTGTGGCCCGTGAAACGGCTTGAGGGTTCGAATCCCTTCCGCCGCACACTGAACGGCCTGCGCTTCGAGGAATCGACGCGCAGGCCGTTTCTGCTGCCCGCGCCTCAGCCCACCAGCTCCCGCACCACCGGTGCCAGCGCGCGGAACGCCTTGCCGCGGTGGCTGATGGCGTTCTTCTCCGCCGGGGTGAGTTCCGCGCAGGTACGCGTCTCGCCCTCGGGCTGGAGGATCGGGTCGTAGCCGAAGCCGTGCGCGCCGGCCGGGGCGAAGCGGAGGGTGCCGGGCATGCGGCCTTCGACGACGCGTTCCGTACCGTCCGGGAGGGCGAGGGCGGCGGCGCAGGCGAAGTGGGCGGCGCGGTGCGGGGTGTCGATGTCGCCGAGCTGGGCGAGGAGCAGGTCGAGGTTGGCCTGGTCGTCGCCGTGCCGGCCGGCCCAGCGGGCGGAGAAGATGCCGGGGGCGCCGCCGAGTACGTCGACGCAGAGGCCGGAGTCGTCGGCGATGGCCGGGTGGCCGGTGGCCTTGGCCAGGGCGTGGGCTTTCAGCAGGGCGTTCTCGGCGAAGGTGACGCCGGTCTCCTTGACGTCCGGGATCTCGGGGTACGCGTCCGCGCCGACGAGTTCGTGGCTGAGGCCGGCGTCGGCGAGGATCGCGTGGAGTTCGGTGATTTTCCCGGCATTGCGGGTGGCGAGGATCAGGCGGGTCATGGATCGATTGTCACTCCCCCGCCGTCGCGGAGGTGCCCCGGGCCCGCCCCGCCCCGTCTCGCCTCACCGGTTCACGGTGAGCAGACCTTGCCGATCTCGCCGGCGGCGTCGGTGACCGGGCCGACGTCGGGGGTGGTGTCGCCCGCCTCGATGGAGGCGCGGACCTGGCCGACTCCGGCCTGGAGGTCGTCGACGGCCTTGCCGAGGTCGGCGTTGTCGGTGGTGTCCTTGAGCTTGCCGAGTTCCTGGTCGATCTGGTCGAGCGACTCGGACGCCTGGGTCACGTCTCCCGAGGCGTTTGAGACGGCCTGTTGGAGGTTGCCGACGCTGGTGGCGATGGCGTCGGCGGTACGGACGCAGTCGAGGGCCTTGTCGACGGCGCCGCACCCGGCCAGCGCGGTCAGGGTCAGTGCTGCGGCGGTGACGGCGAGTGCGGTGCGGTGGTGGTGGCGGCGCAGAGCCATGGTGCGGTCCCTCCCCGGGATGGTCACACGGAACGGTCGTCGCATGGACCGGTCGGCACATGGACGGGTCGTCGCATGGACTGGTCGACACATGGACGGGCGCACGGTTCGACCCGTGCGCCCGTGTCTGTGAGGACGCTGTGCGGTGCGTTCTTGGTTGCTTCTTCACCCGGGGAAGGGTGGGTGTTACGCGCCGGGGGTGCCGAGGGTGCGCGCGAGTGCCTCGTTCTGGAAGGCGGCGAGGTCGGCGCAGCCGGCGGTGGCGAGGTCGAGGAGGGCGTTGAGCTCCTTGCGGTCGAAGGGCTCGGCCTCGGCGGTGCCCTGGACCTCGACGAAGCGGCCGTCGCCGGTGCAGACGACGTTCATGTCGGTCTCGGCGCGGACGTCTTCCTCGTAGCGGAGGTCGAGGAGGGGGGTGCCGTCGACGATGCCGACGCTGATGGCGGAGACCGTGCCGGTGAGGGGCTTGCGGCCGGCCTTGACGATCTTCTTGCCCTGGGCCCAGGTGATGGCGTCGGCGAGGGCGACGTAGGCGCCGGTGATGGCGGCGGTGCGGGTGCCTCCGTCGGCCTGGAGGACGTCGCAGTCGAGGACGATGGTGTTCTCGCCGAGGGCCTTGTAGTCGATGACGGCGCGCAGCGAGCGGCCGATCAGCCGGCTGATCTCGTGGGTGCGTCCACCGATCTTGCCGCGTACGGATTCGCGGTCGCCGCGGGTGTTGGTGGCGCGGGGGAGCATGGAGTACTCGGCGGTGACCCAGCCTTCGCCGCTGCCCTTGCGCCAGCGCGGTACGCCTTCGGTGACGGAGGCGGTGCAGAGGACTTTGGTGTCGCCGAAGGAGACGAGTACGGAGCCTTCGGCGTGCTTGCTCCATCCCCGTTCGATGGTGACGGGGCGGAGCTGGTCGGGGGTGCGGCCGTCGATGCGAGACATGGCGTCGACTTTATCCGTTGGCGGGGGCGGGTCCGTTCGGGTGCGGTGGGGCGTCCGTACGGAACGGAGTGCCGGGGGGCGAGGTCCGTACGGGACGGGATGGGGCGTCTCGTCGGGCGGGTGCCGGGTGCGGACCGGTCGGGGGCCGGCACCCGGCGGGGGTGGTGCAGAGGTGGTGCCAGGGGGGTGACAGGGGGCTGCTGTCAGCCGGTCACGCCGTCACATCATGTCTTCGATGTCGGCCGCGATGGGGTCGGCGTCGGTGCCGATGACGACCTGGATCGCGGTGCCCATCTTGACGACGCCGTGGGCTCCGGCGGCCTTGAGGGCGGCTTCGTCGACCTTGCTGGGGTCGTGGACTTCGGTGCGGAGGCGGGTGATGCAGCCTTCGACCTCGTCGATGTTCTCGATACCGCCGAGCCCGGCGACGATCTTCTCAGCCTTGCTGGCCATGTCCTTCTCCCTGTCGCAGCGTGCGGACCCACCGTGGGTCCGCTTTGTCACGCTAACGCACGGTTGGCCCAACTTCGCGGGCGCCCGGTCGGGCCATCGCCAAGGATGACGCTCACCGGTGCTCCGCCCTCGGGACGGGCTCCGTACCGTCAGCGCACCTGGCCCGAGCCGGCTGCGACGACCGCCGAACGTGACCGTGTTCCGGGAGGATGCCGATGAGTACGACCGCGGCTGCGGGTCCGCAGCCAAAGTGGTGGAACGGCCCGGTCTCGGGTCTGCAGAAGATCGGCCGGAGCCTTCAGCTCCCGGTGGCGGTGCTTCCCGCGGCGGGTCTGCTGGTCAGCCTCGGCAACCTGTTCGACTCGTATCTGAACGGCCGGTTCTGGGACAAGACGTCCAAGGTCCTGCTCAACGGTGGTTCGGCGATCCTGGACGGCACGGTGGGCCTGCCGCTGCTGTTCTGCATCGGTGTGGCGATCGGTTTCGCGAAGAAGGCGGACGGCTCGACCGCGCTGGCGGCGGTGGTCGGTTTCCTGGTCTACCGGGGTGTGCTGTCGGCCTTCCCGGTGGACGGCTCGGTGACCGACAAGGCGCCGGAAGGTGTCCCGCAGAACCCGGGGGTGCTCGGCGGCATCCTCATCGGGTTGCTGACCGCGGTGGTCTGGCAGCGGTACCACCGTACGAAGCTGGTGGACTGGCTCGGGTTCTTCAACGGGCGCCGGCTGGTGCCGATCCTGATGGCGTTCCTCTGCGTGATTCTCGGTGTGGTCTTCGGTCTGCTGTGGCAGCCGGTGGGTGACGCGCTGACCTGGTTCGCCAAGCAGTTGATCGACCTCGGTGCGTGGGGTGCGGCCATCTTCGGCTTCGCCAACCGTCTACTGATCCCGATCGGCATGCACCAGTTCCTGAACACCTTCTTCTGGTTCCAGGCGGGCGACTTCACGGGCGCCGACGGCAAGACGGTGCAGGGCGACATCTCGCGGTTCTTCGCGGAGGACCCGACGGCGGGGCAGTTCACCTCGGGCTTCTTCCCGATCATGATGTTCGGTCTGCCGGCGGCGGCGCTGGCCATCGCGCACACGGCGCGGCCGGAGCGGCGCAAGGAGGTGGGGGGCCTGATGCTGTCGGTGGCCCTGACCTCGTTCGTGACGGGTGTGACGGAGCCGCTGGAGTTCTCGTTCATGTTCGTCGCGCCGCTGCTGTACGGCGTGCACGCGGTCCTGACGGGCGTCTCGATGGGTGTC from the Streptomyces sp. NBC_01335 genome contains:
- the rdgB gene encoding RdgB/HAM1 family non-canonical purine NTP pyrophosphatase; translated protein: MTRLILATRNAGKITELHAILADAGLSHELVGADAYPEIPDVKETGVTFAENALLKAHALAKATGHPAIADDSGLCVDVLGGAPGIFSARWAGRHGDDQANLDLLLAQLGDIDTPHRAAHFACAAALALPDGTERVVEGRMPGTLRFAPAGAHGFGYDPILQPEGETRTCAELTPAEKNAISHRGKAFRALAPVVRELVG
- a CDS encoding PTS transporter subunit EIIC, translating into MSTTAAAGPQPKWWNGPVSGLQKIGRSLQLPVAVLPAAGLLVSLGNLFDSYLNGRFWDKTSKVLLNGGSAILDGTVGLPLLFCIGVAIGFAKKADGSTALAAVVGFLVYRGVLSAFPVDGSVTDKAPEGVPQNPGVLGGILIGLLTAVVWQRYHRTKLVDWLGFFNGRRLVPILMAFLCVILGVVFGLLWQPVGDALTWFAKQLIDLGAWGAAIFGFANRLLIPIGMHQFLNTFFWFQAGDFTGADGKTVQGDISRFFAEDPTAGQFTSGFFPIMMFGLPAAALAIAHTARPERRKEVGGLMLSVALTSFVTGVTEPLEFSFMFVAPLLYGVHAVLTGVSMGVTWAFGVHAGFSFSAGLIDLVVNWHLDTKPWLLIPIGLCFAVIYYVIFRFAIIKFNIQTPGREPEEVEKEIERDVTK
- a CDS encoding HNH endonuclease gives rise to the protein MNASRTYDRATLAEAAAECHTIEEVIAHLGTPPYERLGRYLMRRFTHYAIDVSHFRPTGRRPRPDPDRVVEAVARSVSIAETLRRLGRADNGAQRALLRTWVSEQGIDTSHFLGQAHQRSKRHAPKRRAEDVLVRHAGPRSRATRLRQALLDLGTPQNCAGCGTEAVWLGKPMTLEIDHVNGDPCDDRRENLRMLCPNCHAITSTWCRGGNRSAAP
- a CDS encoding PTS glucose/sucrose transporter subunit IIB, giving the protein MASKAEKIVAGLGGIENIDEVEGCITRLRTEVHDPSKVDEAALKAAGAHGVVKMGTAIQVVIGTDADPIAADIEDMM
- the rph gene encoding ribonuclease PH, with the translated sequence MSRIDGRTPDQLRPVTIERGWSKHAEGSVLVSFGDTKVLCTASVTEGVPRWRKGSGEGWVTAEYSMLPRATNTRGDRESVRGKIGGRTHEISRLIGRSLRAVIDYKALGENTIVLDCDVLQADGGTRTAAITGAYVALADAITWAQGKKIVKAGRKPLTGTVSAISVGIVDGTPLLDLRYEEDVRAETDMNVVCTGDGRFVEVQGTAEAEPFDRKELNALLDLATAGCADLAAFQNEALARTLGTPGA